The sequence CTCGCCGTAGAGCTTCGTGAGCGGAGACCGGAGCTCGTGCGCGGCGTTGGCGAGGAAGCGACGCTGCGCCGCCAGCAGCGTCGCGATGGTGTCGACCATGTCGTCGATGTCGGTGGAGAGCTGCATGAGCTCGGCGTCGCCGGACCGCACCCCGACCCGCGCGGACAGATCGCCCGAGGTGACGCGATGCGCGACCTCGGCGATGCGTTCGTGGTCTCGCGTGACCCTGCGCGCCACGAGGTGGGTGACGAGCGAGGTCCACACGAGCGCGGCCACGTACGCGAGGGCCAGCGCGTCGCGACGGGCCTCGGAGAGATCGTCGAGCTCCGCGCGCGGGGCGGCGACGAGCAGCGCCTTCTGCGGGTGCCCTGGCACCGAGACGAACACAGCGCGGTAGCGGACCCCGTCGTGGGTGAAGTTGAACGCATCGTCCGCGTCGTGGGCGATGTAGGTGCGCGACGGTGGCTTGGTGGCGAAGGCGCCCGACGCGGTGATGGGGCGATCTTGATCGCCGTAGAACACGGCTGGGACCGGCGTAGGCCTTGGGAGAAACCGGAAGTCGCGGGCGGGGGCGTCCGCCGCCTCCGCCGCGGCGTCGTCGCGGAGCCGCCGGTCCAGGCGCGCCTCCGGGAGCCGCGCGAACTGCTGGAAGAGCGCACCGAAGACGAGGCCGAGGGTCACCGCGGTGAGCAGCACGGTCGCCGCGAGGAGACGAAAGCGGAGGCTCATGCGGAGCTTAGGGGCGCTCGGCGCGGAGGCGGTAGCCCACTCCGCGGACGGTCTCGACCATCCACGCCATCGCCCCGAGCTTGTCGCGGAGGCGGCTCACGTGGACGTCGAGCACCCCCGACCCCGGGTCGAATTTGAGCTGCCAGACGTCGAGCAGGATCGTCGCGCGAGGAACCGCGTCGTTCCCTGCGAGCGCCAGGCGCGAGAGCAGCGCGAACTCCTTCGCGGTGAGGTCGAGCGGCGCCCCGTCGAGGGTCGCCCTCCGCGTGAGGCGATCGAGGGAGAGCGGGCCGACGTCGAGCGCCGCCCCGATGCGTCCGCGGCGCGCGAGGGCCGCGACCCTGGCGAGCAGCTCGTCGACGTCGAAGGGCTTCGTGAGGTAGTCGTCCGCGCCGGCGCGCAGGCCCGTCACCTTGTCGCTGCTCTCGCCGCGGGCGGTGAGCATCAACACCGGGGTCGTGAGGCCGCTCGCGCGCAGTCGTCGCGCGACGTCGGGGCCGTTCGCGTCGGGGAGCATCCAGTCGAGGAGGATGACGTCGAAGGCGGCGAGGGGCGCGCGCTCCAGCGCCGCGGCGCCGGTGTCGGCTACCGCGGTCGTGTGGCCCTCGTCGTGGAGGACGCGGACGAGGAAGTCGCTGAGCTTGGGGTCGTCTTCAATCACGAGGATGTGCACGCGCTCAGCGTAGCAGCGCGCGGAGCCCGCGCGGAATCGTAGGCTGCTGCGCGGAGGCGGCGCCCTCGACGCGCTAAAAGCCGGGGCTGTGGCCGGCTAGGCTCGGGGCGCGCGCCGAGCTGACCGGCACGCGCTCCGGCGGGGTGGCGAGCGCGCGGATCGAGTGGTGGGCGTCGGCCTCGCTCTCGCCCCCGTAGCCGCGCGGGCCCTCGGGCGGGGGAGCGGCGAAGAACGTGGCGGTCGCGGAAGGCGGCGCCGGGGCGCGGGCCGGCGCCGGGGCACCCCGGTCGCGGAGCACCGCGAACGAGGCGAGGCCCGCCGCGGCGGCCACCGCGACGGCGAGCAGAACATCGCGTCGAGTGCGGGTCATCAGCACTCGATGATATTCACGGCGAGCCCGCCGCGCGCGGTCTCCTTGTACTTCGTCATCATGTCGGCCCCGGTCTGGCGCATGGTCGCGATCACCTTGTCGAGCGAGATGCTGTGTTTTCCGTCGCCCGAGAGCGCGAGCCGCGCGGCGTTGATGGCCTTGACCGAGGCCATCGCGTTGCGCTCGATGCACGGCACTTGCACGAGCCCCCCGACGGGGTCGCACGTGAGCCCAAGATTGTGCTCCATGCCAATTTCTGCTGCGTTTTCCACCTGTTCGGGGGTGCCACCGAGCACCTCGGCGAGGCCGGCGGCCGCCATGCTGCAGGCGACGCCCACCTCCCCCTGACAGCCCACTTCGGCGCCCGAGATGGAGGCGTTTCGCTTGTACAGAGTGCCTATCGCGGCGGCGGTGAGCAGGAATCGGTGGGCGCCGTCGTCGCCCGCGTTGGGGATGAAGCGGAGGTAGTAGTGCAACACGGCGGGGAGGATGCCCGCGGCCCCGTTGGTGGGCGCGGTGACAACACGTCCGCCGGCCGCGTTCTCCTCGTTCACGGCGAGCGCCCACAGGTTCACCCAGTCCATCGCGACGAGAGGATCGGTCGTGCGCGTGTCGCAGGTGAGCTTGCGGTGCAGCGCTGCCGCGCGGCGACGCACCTTGAGGCCTCCCGGGAGGACGCCCTCTCGCTCGCACCCGCGCTGCACGCACCGCCGCATCGCGTGCACGATGCGGCTCAGGCCGTCGCGCAGCTCGGTCTCGGACCGCAGCGCGCGCTCGTTCTCGAGCATGAGGGTGCTGATCGACAGTCCGTGTCGCTCGGTGAGGGCGAGCAGCTCGACCCCGTTGGCGAAGGGGTAGGGTGGCCGCGGTCGTTCGAGCGCTCCGGGGAGCGCGGGCTCCACGGCGCCGTCGTTCACGACGAAGCCGCCGCCCACCGAGTAGTAGATCCGCGAGACCTCCTCCGGCGCCGCGTCGCCGTCCGCGCCTGGGAGCGCGCGGAGCTGGGCGGTGAAGCGCATGCCGTTCGGGTGGAGGGGCAGGCTGCGGCGCCTGTGGAAGACGAGATCCGCGGGGTCGAACGGGACGTTGGCCCAGCCGAGCAGCCGCACCTCACGCGCCGCGCGGATCGCCTCGACGCGGGCGGGTGCGGCGTCCGGATCGACGTCCTCGGGGCGCTCGCCCTCGAGGCCGAGCAGCACGGCGAGATCGCTGCCGTGGCCCTTCCCGGTGTGCCCGAGGGAGCCGAAGAGCTCCACCTTGAGGCCGCTGACGCGCGCGAGCAGGGCGCTCGTGTCGAGGTCGTCGACGAAGCGCCGGGCTGCGCGCATCGGCCCCACGGTGTGGCTGCTCGACGGTCCGATCCCGATGGTGAACATGTCGAACAGGCTGAGGTGCACGAGGCATGATCGCCCCGCGGCCTGCGCGCCACAAGCGCGGCGTCAGCGCTTTCCAGCGAGGCGCCACTGCCGAGCTTGCCCGAGCATCTCGAGCACCTTCTGGCCGCCGTAGCCGAGGCGCGCCACCTCCGACGCGTCGAGGTGCGCCTGGTCGCGGAGGCCCCCCCACGCGAACCCGAGCTCGAACGTCTCCGGGTTGGCCTCGCACAGATCGGACAGGAGCGATGCGGCCGCGTGGTCGCAGTCGCCCTCCTGCACGTAGAAGCCCACGTGCAGCCCGAAGCGTCGCCGGTACTCGTCGAGCTCCGCGGTGACGCGGATCCTCGAGCTGTACACGGGGCGGCCCGAGCTCGATTTTACGGTGTCGAGGAGGCTCGCGCCGTTGAACATCACGCTCTGGCCGTGCGCCACGCGGCCCGCGTCGCACGCGGCCTGGAGATCGCCGGCGTAGTGGAAGAACTGGATTTCCCGCGGCCCCGGGTAGGACACGCCGTCGACGACCTGGCTGGCGCTCGAGACGCCCTCGATCTCCTCGCGCAGGAAGGCGCCTACGGCCACCACGTGCACGCCGCGCTCGTTCAACGCGCGCACGAGATCGCGCAGGAACTCCGGGGTGCTGCGGAGGCTCTTGATTTCGATGATGACCGAGAGACTCGGCTTGCCCGTCACCTCCCGGTGCACCGCGACCGCGCGGCGCACGGGCCAGGGCGGCGCGAAGGTGTTTCGCATGCACTCCTCGTCCGACGGGCTGCGCGGATCGTTCGCCATCGCCCCGATCGCGTCGCCGAGGTCGTCGGCCTTGCCGAGGGTGAGCGCGCGCGCGAAGAGGTCGAGCCAGGAGTCGACCTCTACCCCGCCGAGCCCGGTCTTCGGCGTCTTGCGGACGTCCTGGTATTGGCAGATGCCCATCGCCTCTTGGATGGTGTCGGCGGGCGTCGCGTGCGCGATGAGCGAGGTGTCGAGCACGCGCTCCATGAGCGCGTCGAGCGCCGCCGCGTCGCCCCGGGCGGCCTCCCACGCGGGGAAGAGATCGCGATCGACGAAGAGGTCCCACTCGATGCCGGAGAGGTGGAGCGGGCTCTCGTCGTCGCCGACCGACTCGGCCCCTCGCGCCACGCCGAAGGCCGCCACGACGGGGTTGTTCTCGAGCATCGGGATGATCTTCGTGGGGTCCGCGCCGGCCTCGAGCGCCGCGCGGATCTGCTCGAACACGTCTGGCATGAGGAACGCGAGGATGCGTTTCCACTTCGCGTCGGCGAGCAGCGCGGGCGACGCGCCCATGAACGCGCCGTGGCCGTAGAACTGCGTTCGAATCGGCGTGAGCCGGAACGAAGCGGGCACGAACGGCAGATCGTCGACCTTGTCCCAGAGCTGCGCGCCGAGCTGCAGCACCTCGGCCCCGACGATGCGGGCCTCCGCCTGCAGGCGCCGTCGGCGCCGTCGGAAGAGGGCGCGGACCCCGACCCACCAGCCCTCGACGCGCGCCCACGCGGCGCCCAGGAGCGAGAAGAACCGAAATCGGGCGCTGTGCTCCGGGGTCGCCACGAACCTCAGCCTAACGCAAGCCGCGCGCTGCGCGCAGAAACGCGACGCGCGACGCGTCGTCGTACCGGTCGCGGCTACTGCGTGGTGGCGCTGAAGGTGGTCGCACCCGCGACGTTCGTCGTGACCTGCGCGAGCAGGTAGACGCTCTCGCCAGCCGCCAAGGAGATCGCCGGCACGCAGGAGTCCGCGCCGGGCACCGTCGCCCCGCACGAGTCGTTGTTCGTGCCGAAGCACGCGTTTCGCTCGCTCGTGAGCGGCGGCGCGGAGAGGCCGCGGTAGGCCACGAGCGTCGTGTTGACCCCGGTCGCGAGCGACAGATCGGCCACGAGTGTCCCGCCCGTGGGGTTCGTGACGCGGATGTAGCGGTACGGCGCGAGGGTGGTGAGGAGCGTGCGCGGGCACGCCCCGGTCGACACGCGCGTGATCGTCTGGGTCGTCACGAACGACACGGGCTCCGTCACGGTCTCGCCCGAGTTTGGGGACAACATGACGTCGTGGTCGACCGCGGGCGCGGGCTCGGGGCCGACGAAGTTCGTCTTCACCTCGAGCTTGAGGCGTCCGGCGGCGGTGGCCGAGGTGGTGCCCGTGTACACGACGACGCTCCCGCCGGGGGGCACGTTGAAGGTGAGGGCGCCGGACCCCGCCGTAGTCGTGACCGAGGTGATCTGCGCGGTGCAGTTGATGCGGTTCCCCGGATCGGGAATGGTCGTGGCGCCCTCGTAGGCCGCCGTGACCGCGGTGAGCTTGGTGGCGCCCGGCGGCACCACGTGCGTCACGGTCACGTTCACCGACGTCGCGCTCGGGTTCGTCACCCGCGCGTAGTGGAAGGGCGTCTTCGTCGTCGTCATGCTCGCAGGGGTGCCGCACACGCCCGCGACCAGGCGCTCCACGGTGCGGGCTGTGCTCGAGGTGTTGAAGATGCCGCTCACGACGCCGCCCACCGTGGGGGAGGCCACGACCTCGTCGGCGACCTGGGGTCCGCAGGGCGCGGGCGCGCCGGGAGTGCAGGTCCCCGAGCACTGCTGGCGCCGGACGTGGGCGGGGTCGGCGCAGAGCCCCTCGATGTGTTTCACCTCGCCGGAGAGGCACCCGCCGGTCACCTCGCCCAGGCACGCGCTCTCGACCCACAAGCACGCGGCGTCGCACTGGCGGGTCTGGCTGCCGCAGAGCCCGCACTGCGAGACCTCGCGCGCCGCGGGGAGGCAGTTGACGGCGGCCGTCTTCTCGCCGAGGCACGGCCCGTAGGTCCCGACCACGCTGCCCGTCTCGCAGAACGCCTTCTGGACGCCGCACTTGCCACAGCGGCGATCGAGGATCGCGTTCACGGGCGTCCCGGCCGGGCACGGGTCGCCCTCCTTCGGCGCCCGCGGGTCGAAGGGATCGCCCGGGTAGGGCGTGAAGCCGCTGTCCGCCGCGTCGGCGGCGTCGGGCCGCGCGTCGACGACCACCACGTCGGCGCGATCCGGCTGCGCGTCTTGTGGCCGAGTGTCGGGCGTCGCGTCGGTGGCCGGCGCGCTCCTGTCGGGTGACGCACCGTCCGTGACGGGCGTGACGGGCGTGAGGGCGCGGCGTCCGGCTCGTCGTCGGGCGTGACCGCCGAGGTCGCGCACGCGAGCAAGCCTGCGAAGAACGTCGAAGCGCACAAAAGCGAGATGCGGAACCGGGTCATCGGGCCTCCAACGGTAAGCTCAGGACCGCTCAGCGTACCGTTCTCCTGCCGCCGTATCAACCTCGTGACGCTCACCCTTTTTCGGGGGGGGCGTCAGGGTACGTTCGGCGCGCCGGGGGTCTCCGGGGAGCTCTGGAAGGACGCGTCGGGCTCACCGCTGGGAATGCGCGCGTAGCTGCGGCTCCCGGAGGAGGCGTCGGGCGGGTAGACCACCTTGCCGAGCGTCCCGCCGTCCGCGGCGAGGAGGAACAGGGTCTCGCCGCTCTTGTTGCTGATGCCGAACTCGGCGTTGAAGCAGTGGCGCTGGCCGCCGTCGGGACAGGCTCGCCCGCCGTCACCCGCTCCGCCGCCGCGCACGAGCAGGTACTCGCCCCTCGCGAGCACGGTGGCAGGCGGGAAGGTCACGGCCTCGGCGAGCTTCGGCTCACCGGTGGCCTTGTCGCGGTCGGCGAGACGCAGTCCGCCGAGGTCCTCCGCCGCGGCGCCGCTGTTCACGAGCTCCACCCACTCGTCACCGCCGGAGATCTCGTTGATGAGGATCGCCGCGGCCGAGAGGTTCGTGCCCGCGTCGAAGGCCACGCCGGTGTCCCGCGCGGCGTCGCCGGCGGCGTCGAAGGGCGGGGGCAGGGGTGGGATGGGGGGGAGGGGCGGGCCTGTGTCCGCGCCGGCGTCGGGCGCCGGGGGCTCGGACGTCGAGCACGCGTAGGTGCCGAGGGCGAGCGCGAGTGGCCCCACGACGCCTAGCCCAAACGCGACCCACCTCCAGCGCCTCCGCGGTCGAACAGCTCTATTGTCCATGAAATTCCCGTACTTGCTTGATGACCAGGTGCCCGTTCGCGAGCACCTTGAACTCGAGGTCCAGCGCGGCCGGCTTCCGCGTGTCGAAGTGGACGAACGGGCACGGGCTCGCGGTGTACCCAGGAGTAACCGTGCAGTGTGCGCTCTCGACCGCGCGCACGACGCCCACGAGCTCGGCGATCTTGGCCTCGGGCAGCACGGACGTGGCGAGGGGCGGGCCGTAAGGCGTGGGCGTGGCGGCCCGCAGGAGCGTGATGCGGTCGGGGCGCGAGGGATCGGCGCTGAACGTGACGAGCGAGTGCTGCGCGCTCGTGCCGGGCGTGGGGTTCGTGACCAGCTCGTTGCCCTGCTGGAGCGCGATCGTGTACCCCGCGATGCCGGCCCCGTTCACCACCCGCGTGATGACGACGCCGTTGGCGACCACGTCGGCCTCGGTGTCGTAGGCGGGCACGACGGCCAGGCCCATCGCGCTCGTCGCGTGGTCGAGGCGGGCGAACGAGCGCTCCTCGATCGCGCGCTTGTTCCAGAGGCTCGCGTACACCGCCTTCACCGCGCACTGCGGGGTGCGCGGGTTCACCTTCAGCTTCGTGGCCACGCCCGAGGTGTCGACCTCGATGGCGCAGGAGAGCTCGGCGTTGTCTCGCGCCGCGAGCTTCACCGAGAAGCTGTCGTGGAGGCCCGCGCCGTCGAAGCCGGGGATGTCCTCGGCGTTGGCCGAGGAGCGGAACTTGAGCTCGTCCATCGCGGGGAGGCGCGTGGCGAGCGCGGCCACCTCGGCGGTGAGCTCGGCGAGCTGCGCCGGCGGCACGCGCCCCGCGTAGAAGGCCCGCTGCGTTTCGGCGACGCGCGCGGCCCGCTCGTTGGACGACAGCTCGCCGCCCTTCTCCGCCAGGACGAGCGCGTCGACCTTGGCCTTCACCTCGGGGTTGTGATCGAGGAAGTCGCGGTAGCGCTGCACGGGCACGCCGAAGCCGAACGGCGCGAGGTCGTAGCCGAGGCGCCGGCTCACGCTCGCGGGGTCGGCGTAGCGCCCGAGCACGCTGGGGCTCGCGAGGAAGCCGAGCCCGAGCGCCTTGCCGCCGTACCGGCCCCCGTCCTGCGCGCACGCCGGCCCGAGCACGGAGCACATCGCGTCGTAGGAGCGCAGGTCCGGCTCGCGCGTCACGGGGAGGGGGACCCACGGCTTGCTGGTGCGCTCGCGGAGCTTGGCGAGGACGAGCTCGGGCGTGGTCTCCTCGAGCAGGTAGCCGGCCTTTCCCACGACGAGGTGCACGGGCTTGTCGGCGAACCGCGCGAGCTCCGGGTGCTCGGGCGACGCATCGCGCAGCACCATGTTGGGCGTGCCGCGCTCTTTGCTCTTCAGGTTCACGTGCGAGGTCACGTCTTGGTACGACCGGGTGATCGTCCCCGCCACCACCGACAGATCGAGCGGCAGCTCGTCGAACACCGGGAGATCGGTGGGGTGCAAGTTGCCGTAGTCTTTCGGAAAAATGCGCAGATAGCCCCACGCCTCGCCGGGGTTCAGCGGCAGGTACTTCACCGTGCCGAGCACCTGGTCGATGGTGAGCGGCTCTACGCCGAGGGCGCGCAGGCGGTCCGCCACCCGGGCGAAGGTCTGCTGGGGCCCGGTGGTGACCACGGCGTAGCGCACGCCCTTCACCTGGAGGCGAGGCCGTAGGATCTCGACAGCGCGGAGCAGGCCCTCCTCGTGGATGACGTCGTCCGGGTAGAACTGGATCGCGTACGTGGGGGTCGCCTCGCCCCCGAGCGTGTACGTCTGGATCGAGCCGGCGATGTAGCGCTTGTCGTCACCGTAGTAGGTGCCGTCGTTGAAGGTCGTCGGGTCGTCGGACACGCCGAGCGCGTGCCTCGCGAAGTCGTAGTGGTACTGCGCGTAGAGCGGGCTCGTACCGCCGAGCTTGTAGTTGGAGTTGATGAAGTAGGTCACGTCGCCGCCGCTCCGCGCGTCGATGAAGTACTTCATGACGTGGCCGGCCTGTCCGAAGCCGCCGCCCTCGGTCGCGAAGGCGCGGAAGGCCCTCGCCGACCTCAGCGACGGGAGCGAGAGCGTGCGCGCGAGCTCCGCGTCGCTGAGATCGCCGTCGCCCTCGTCGGGCGGTGCGACGGGCGACGAGCACGCCGCGAGCGAAGGCGCGGTCGCGGCGGCCACCGCGAGGGCCAGGGCCACGAAGGCGCGCCCGACCCACGCCGTGGCCCGCACGGGGCGAGTCGCGCGCGTGTCGGGGGTCGTGGTGCGCGACGTCGTCATCGTGGCACTCCCGTGGAGCTGGGCTGAAGCATGGGTCGGGTTGGGTGTCGCGCGAACGGGGCGAGAGAGAGCGAAGGGCGAAGAGAGGATGCCACGCGCGACGCGCGGCGTCTTCGAGGGTCAGCAGTCCTCTTGGCGGAGGAAGCGCACGACGCCGTCTTTGGTGACCTGCAGGATGCGGCGCCGGCACGCGACCGGGGTGCCGCTCGGGTCCACCGACACCTTGCTGGAGCTCAGCTCGTAGCCGTCCGAGGCGGGCGCGTACGCGGCGGGCGAGGTGGCGTCGCAGCTGAAGGCCTCGCCGCCCAGCTTGGCCAGCAAGATGGCCTCCTGCGGGCTGTTGATGTCGCCCAGGAACGTGCGCGCCGACTCGTCGGTCGAGACGGTACCCACCTCGTCGCCCCGCGTGTAGACGAGGTAGCTCATCGTGCATTCGCCGGTGGAGCGTACCGCGCCTCCCGGCGCCGCCACCTTCGGCACCACGCTGAAGCCGTCGCACTCGCTCGCGATCAGGCGTAGCTCGGCGACGCGCCTCTCGCAGGTCGGTCGGTCCGAGGCGCCCGAGCAGGGGACGCCGCGCACGTCGTCCGAGAAGCGCGCCGACCACTGGGCGATCCACCCTGTCCTTGGCGCGCTCGGCGTCGTCGGGCGGGGAGGGCACGCCGCACCCGCGGGGCACGGCCCGTCGGTGGCGGGGCTACCGGCAGACGACTCCACGAGCTGGGTGGACTCGGTGCGGAAGCCGACGAAGTCGACGTCCTTCGCCGGGCGGAGGCCCGCGGCGAGGCGGAGGCCGACGACGGGCTCGCACGCGGACGTGAACCCATCGGGGACGGTGGACGGGTCCGCGCAGGCGGCAGACGCGGTGACGAGGAGAGCGGCGGCGGCGAGGAGGATGTGGCGCATGCTGCCCCTTACGCACGGTGTGTGCCAAACCGAGAACGTCGATAAATGCGCTAAAATTGACGTTTGTGTGCCACTGCGGGGCGTCGCTGGCACAGCCTGGACCCTCGTCGTGATGCGTGTCAGGGGGTCGGATCCGCCTCGCGCGCGAACCAGGCGGCGGCGTGGCTGTCGATGATGCCGGCCCCCATGGCCTTCCACGGGGCCGACTGCCAGGTCCCGCGGCTCAGGATGACGTCGTGATGGAGCGGGCTCGCCCTCCACAGGTCGAGCGCGCGCTTGGCGTCGAGGGCGTAGCCGGCCGCCTCGCCCGGCTCGCCCACCGCGATCTCGAAGCCCGTCCCGCCGAACGGCGTGAGCTCGGCCGGCTTGCTCCACATGCACTTCGCCTGCGCGTGGTCGGGCGTGTAGCAACAGGCCGTCCACGCCCCGCGGTCGGTCCAGCTGTGGCCGTTGCAGCCAGAGCGCTTGGGTGAGCCGGCGAGGTCGCGCACGTGGGTCTCGGCCACGTGGGTCAGCGCGCGTGTGATCGGGATTGGCGGCAGACCGTTCTGTTGCCGGTAGGCGTTGATGGCGTTCGCGAGCTCCAGGGCGCGAGGCGCGATCGCGGGCAGCGACGACGGCGCCGGTGGCGCCGGTGGCGGCGACGATCCGGAGCCCTGCGGGCCTGGCCACGTCCACCCCGGCGGGAGCTGAAGCCACCCGGACGGCGCGGGCGGCGGCGAGGTGAGCACCTGCCCGAGCAGCGTGGTCCACGGATCGCCCGGGGGCGCCGGAGTCGAGGGGGCGGGCGGCGGTTGCGGCGCTGCCGGCGGAGGAGCGCCCGGAGGGTAGGCCTGAGGGGGGTAGGCCTGAGGGGGGTAGGCCTGAGGGTAGCCCTGAGGAGGGTAGCCCTGCGGAGCGTAGCCGCCCTGCGGGTAGCCTTGCGGAGCCTGAGGGGAGGGTGCCTGTTGGCCGCCGTAGCGTGGCGGCTGCGGCGGTGGCGCCTGCCTGCGGATGCAGGCCCCGGCCACGAGGAGGAGCGCGACGCTCGCCGCCGCACGCGGAAGGTTCATCCCCTCACGTTAGCCGGTTTCGCGGCGCTCTTGGTGAGCTCCTCCGCGTGCTCTCCATAGCGTGCAGAATGCATATGTTTGGGGCCGGTCACACTCCGCGCTGCGCGGGCGACGTGAGGGGCATGTCCTCCCTCCCACGAGCTCACGCTCGCCTCCTGCGCGCCTCCTGCGCGCTCGCCCTCGCCTCGCTCCTCGCCGTCGACGGATGCGCGCCCCCGTCGCGCGTCGCGCCGTCCCGGCCGCCTTTTCGGCCCGTGGCCGCGGTCGACGCGGGGGCGCCCCCGCCGCCGCCGGTCGCCGGCCCGGCGTTCGACGCGTGTTGCGTCCGCGACCTCGGCCCCGAGGAGCTGCCGGATGCGGCGGTGTGGCGGGCCGTGGACGACGTCACGCGCGAGGCCGCGAGCGGGGCCGCCCGCCCCGCGGTGGCCGCCACCCCGTGGGACCGGAAGAAGACCCCCAGGTTCCTGGACCGCGTCGTCGAACGCTATGGCCTCACGGGACCCGAGCGCGCGCTGCTGTCGCGCAACGGCATGGTCGTCCTGTCGCGCGTCACCTTCCCGAGCTACGGCGAGGCGATGCACGAGATCCATCGGCAGGAGCTGCCGCTGTACGTCACCGCCGACAGCCTCCTCCAGGCCGTGTTCCGCTCCCACGAGAGCCTCCTCGTGCACGCGGAGGCGGCCCGCGAAAAGCGCCTGGGCGCGGTCCTCGAGGGAATGCAGAAGGCCCTCGCTGCGGAGCGTAGCGCGCCCTCGCCTCGCTACGCGCCGGCGCTCGCGCGGGACGCCGCGGTCTACCTGGGCGTGGCGCGCGCCCTGCTCGAGGGCCGGGACGGGACCGGGGAAGTGGGCGACGGGGGCGGGTCCTCCGGCGACGCCCAGGTCGATGGCCTCGTGGCGAGAGCTCACGCCGCGTCGGCGGTGGAGACCGTGGACCTCTTCGGCCGCCCGCGCGTGGTCGACTTCACCTTCTATGCGCCGCGGGGCGTGTACCTCGACCAGACCCAGCTCCACGGCTACTTCCGCGCGATGGTCTGGCTGACGCGGCTCGAGCTGAACCTCGCGTCGCGCGGATCGCGGAGCTCCTCGCCGGTGCTCACCACGGACGAGACCCCGCGGGAGGCCGCGCTCGCGCTCGTCCTCGCGGATCTCGCGGCGCACGCGGGCGTCGAGGCGGAGGTGGCCAAGCTCGACGCCTTCGGGCGCAAGCTCGCGGGAAAGACCGAGATCGTGCCGCTCGCAGCCTTGTCGAACGTATTGAAACAGAAGCGCATTTCGCTGCTCGACGTGGACGCCGCGGCGGGCGCGCTTCGGGCGGAGATCCGAGACGCCCCCACGCGCACGGTGAACTACCACGTCATGCCGTACGGCACGT is a genomic window of Myxococcales bacterium containing:
- a CDS encoding lamin tail domain-containing protein, which codes for MGPLALALGTYACSTSEPPAPDAGADTGPPLPPIPPLPPPFDAAGDAARDTGVAFDAGTNLSAAAILINEISGGDEWVELVNSGAAAEDLGGLRLADRDKATGEPKLAEAVTFPPATVLARGEYLLVRGGGAGDGGRACPDGGQRHCFNAEFGISNKSGETLFLLAADGGTLGKVVYPPDASSGSRSYARIPSGEPDASFQSSPETPGAPNVP
- a CDS encoding L-serine ammonia-lyase gives rise to the protein MFTIGIGPSSSHTVGPMRAARRFVDDLDTSALLARVSGLKVELFGSLGHTGKGHGSDLAVLLGLEGERPEDVDPDAAPARVEAIRAAREVRLLGWANVPFDPADLVFHRRRSLPLHPNGMRFTAQLRALPGADGDAAPEEVSRIYYSVGGGFVVNDGAVEPALPGALERPRPPYPFANGVELLALTERHGLSISTLMLENERALRSETELRDGLSRIVHAMRRCVQRGCEREGVLPGGLKVRRRAAALHRKLTCDTRTTDPLVAMDWVNLWALAVNEENAAGGRVVTAPTNGAAGILPAVLHYYLRFIPNAGDDGAHRFLLTAAAIGTLYKRNASISGAEVGCQGEVGVACSMAAAGLAEVLGGTPEQVENAAEIGMEHNLGLTCDPVGGLVQVPCIERNAMASVKAINAARLALSGDGKHSISLDKVIATMRQTGADMMTKYKETARGGLAVNIIEC
- a CDS encoding HAMP domain-containing histidine kinase, with translation MSLRFRLLAATVLLTAVTLGLVFGALFQQFARLPEARLDRRLRDDAAAEAADAPARDFRFLPRPTPVPAVFYGDQDRPITASGAFATKPPSRTYIAHDADDAFNFTHDGVRYRAVFVSVPGHPQKALLVAAPRAELDDLSEARRDALALAYVAALVWTSLVTHLVARRVTRDHERIAEVAHRVTSGDLSARVGVRSGDAELMQLSTDIDDMVDTIATLLAAQRRFLANAAHELRSPLTKLYGELQLAVRKDREAPELRRAIRSALESTEALKELTDDLLTLARTGVDAEPEDASLEAIVGNAVDLARARADELGVSFELSGLEITVSGRPSDLARLFRNLIDNAVTHSPRGALVRVTCAREGALAVVVVEDEGDGVPKSDRARIFEPFFRGARSRARAEGGSGLGLGIAREVARSHGGDVALEDSPWGARFVVELPIAATRPSRTSYSE
- a CDS encoding response regulator transcription factor, translated to MHILVIEDDPKLSDFLVRVLHDEGHTTAVADTGAAALERAPLAAFDVILLDWMLPDANGPDVARRLRASGLTTPVLMLTARGESSDKVTGLRAGADDYLTKPFDVDELLARVAALARRGRIGAALDVGPLSLDRLTRRATLDGAPLDLTAKEFALLSRLALAGNDAVPRATILLDVWQLKFDPGSGVLDVHVSRLRDKLGAMAWMVETVRGVGYRLRAERP